Within the Thermosynechococcus sichuanensis E542 genome, the region GAGGCGGCCGCTGATGAGGAACTGAGTGCCATGCGACGGGGAGAAAAGGTCTTAGAGGCAACAATTACCATGGCACCTCTACTGGGTTTGTTGGGAACGGTGTTAGGTTTAATCAGTGCCCTCAGTTCGATTCGCTTAGGAGATATTGGCACACCCGCAACCATGGGCGTGGGTCTCGGGATTAGTGAGGCCTTAATTAGTACGGCTGCTGGCTTGGTGGTGGCGATCATTGCCCTTGCCTTTCAGCGGCTCTTTCAAGCCTTTCTCTTGCAGCAGGCACAAATTTTTCGCCGCACTGGCAATGAATTAGAACTCACCTATCGCCAAGCATGGCTAGAGCAGCGGATCAAAGGGGAACCTGAAAAAACCTTGTTCTAACTCAAGCTCTATAATTTTGCCCCTTTGACTGTTCTAAACTAGAAATTTCTACAGGTTAGGAGGAACCAAAATCGTTATAATCGCTGTTGAGATTTCATTAGCGAGGCATCATGCGCGTTTACGTGTTGCTCTACAACCCGGGCACTGAAAATGAGGGGATTCATTCCCTGCAACTGGGCGATCGCAACCTGATTCTGATGTTTGAAAGCGAAGACGATGCCAGTCGCTATGCCATGCTCCTAGAGGCACAGGATTTTCGTCCCCCCAGCGTTGTGCCCATTGATGCCAAGGAAATCGAAGAATTCTGCGAATCCTCAGGCTACACCTGTCACTTGGTTCCCGAAGGATTTGTGCCGACCAATGAGGCTGAGCGGCTCTTTTTGGCACCCCCTGAACGTAACGTTGAAGAAACCGACTGGGAACTAGAAAATCGCGTGCCGCCGGCTGCTGAGAGTGAGTTCTCGGAAAGTGAACTGAATCAGTTGCGCCAGCAATTTGAAAAGCTGCTGTAGATGGTGCGGGTCTGTGCCTGTCTAATTGTCAAGAATGAGGCCGCCCATTTGGCACGCTGTCTGGGCAGTGTTCAGCCTTGGGTCGATGAAATCGTTGTTGTCGATACCGGCTCAACGGACGAAACGATCGCCATTGCCCGCCAGTTTACAGAACACATCTTTTCCTTCCCTTGGCAGGATGATTTTGCTGCCGCCCGCAACTACTCCCTAGAACAGGCCACGGGCGATTGGATTTTAGTGATTGATGCCGATGAGGTGCTCGTGACATTGCAGCAGCCACCTGTGCCCCTCGGACAGCAACTAGAGAGCAGCAGCCTCACTGCCTACCAACTCCTACGGCGGGAAATCGGCACGGGGCAACAATTTTCTGACTTTGCTATTGTGCGACTCTTTCGCAACCTGCCGACCCTGCGCTATCAGGGACGCTTCCATGAGCAGTTGGTATCCACAGCAGCAGAACCGCTGACCATTGGTGTTCTGGAAACGCTGCGCATTGACCACTATGGCTATCAACCCGCACAAATTCAAGCCAAGATGCGCGATCGCAACATCCCGATTTTAGAACGCATCCGCGCTAGTGAAGGGTTGCCGTTGCATCTCCTTTTTGCTTTGGCGGATATGTACCACGCCGTCAATAACCCCACGGCTGCGGATGACTGCTATCAAGAACTTTTTGAGCGGCTCTTGCCCCACCTCCTCACCGGCCAACTGCCTGAGAATATGCCCGGTGCACTGCCCGAAATTTTGAATCAACTGGGGCGGCGTTTGCTGGCTATGGGGGATCACGAAACATTGCAACTCCTATGTCAACGAAGTCTGGAGTGGTTTCCCACCTATCCTCCCCTCAATGACTTGGCCGGGCGCTGGCTGATGGCTTTAGGATTTCCTTTGGGGGCAACGGCCTACTTTGAATATTGCCTTGAACTGGGGCGCACCAATGGCTACAGCAAACAGATGATTTTTCCCTTGGGCTATGTGCGGGAGATAGCGGCGGAACAACTAGGACGCGCCTATGAAGCTTTGGGCGATCGCGAGCGAGCGGCCGCGGCCTTTGCCCAAGCAACAGCTTTTCGCCAAGAAAAGGGCACTCACCCATAAAAAAAGTGCCGCTGTTAGCAACGGCACCGCCGTTTGGGTTTCGGTGATCCAACCTTAGGCAAATTGCTGCCACTCTTCTTCCAGCAGATTGATGAGGTCTTCGTTGCCCTGACTCCGCGCCACCTGCAGGCGCCGCTCAAGAGTTTTCAGAATCGCATGGCGATGGGCTTCGGCTAAGGAGTCGCGCTTACGCTGGGGAAGTACTGAAGGGGTAGCCGTCGTCGTCGAGGTGGTTGTGGTTACTGGGGTACCGTTGGTTTGGTAGGTGACCCCCCGCCAGCAGAGGACATGATTCGGTTGAGGAACCGGTTCAGCCGCTTTGTGGCCTACCCATTGGGCGCCGCGGTAGAGACCCTTGACACCCGATTCCACAAGGGGAATGTGCTGGTCAGAAGTTTCGTATTTAACGCCGCGATAGATTAGTTGCATAATTAAATCAAGGCTCCTAGGTGAATCCTATTGACTCGTTATCAAGCTTTAGGTGGTCTGCGTTAGGAGACAACTTCCTCCTAAGTTTCTGTATTCTATTATACGATTTCTCGATATTCATTGGCTAGACGCCGGTTTTTGTAATAAATCTTTAGCCCTCCCACAGTTCTCTTATGAATTTGTTATCACTCCCAGCCAATGCCAGTTACCTCCTAAGGACGTTGCGTCCGGGTCAAAGGGAAATCAGTGAATGGCAAGGGGGTCTCTTGGCGGTGTCGGCAGTCCCCGGAGCGGGCAAATCCCATGGCATGGCCGTAGGAGCGGCGATCGCCATTGCTCGCGAAAAACTCCATCAACAGCGGCAACTAGTAGTAGTCACCTATAGTCGTTCGGCTGCTGCCAATATCAAGGTGCGGATTCGCCAGTACCTGCGGGAAATGGGGCTACCCCGCAATGGGTTTAGTGTGCAGACGCTCCACAGTTTAGCCTTGAAAATTGCCACCAGTCACCCCACAGCGGGTCTGCGTTGGAGTGGCGAGAATTTAATGAGTGAGCATGAGCAGCGACGCCTGTGTGTTACCTGTGTTAAGGAATGGGCGCGATCGCATCCCGACCTCCTCGAGCAACTGATCCAAGGTGGTGATACCAGTCCCCTGAGCAATGTTGAACACGATGGCCGCAGAAGTGCCCTTTTGACTGACATCTTGGTGAAGCTGGCACAAACCGTGATTAGCAGTGCCCGCAGTATGGCTTTGACGCCCGATGATCTGCGGCAGTTGTCCCAGCAGTTGCGCCCTACAGAACCCTATCCCTTTTTAGAGATTGGCGCCGACCTTCTAGAACTGTACCAGCACCATCTGGCACAGCGGGAGCAAATTGACTACGATGAAATGATTTTGGCAGCGGTGCAACTCCTAGAGAAGGATCCACAGTGCCGCCAAGAATGGCAACAACGGGTCTATGCCGTCTTTGAGGATGAGGCGCAGGACTCCACCCCTTTACAATCGCGGTTACTGCGACTTCTGGCCGAGGAGGCCGAGGACAACACCACAGGGCAAGTGAATTTTGTGCGGGTGGGAGATCCCAATCAAGCCATTAACTCCACATTTACAGCGGCAGACCCTCTCTTTTTTAATGAATTCTGTGACGAATGTGCCCAGCAGCGAGCCTTCTATGAAATGACCCAGGCGGGGCGATCGACCCCATTGGTGATTAGGGCTGCGAACTTTTTGGTGCGTTGGGTCAATCATGAACATAGCCGCCAAGGCCAAGAACTCCCCTTTCGTGAGCAAGCAATTCAGACCGTCTCACTGACGGATCCGCAACCGGGGGCAAACCCACCCCCTTGGGGAAAAGGGGTAGAAATTGCTCGACCAGCTACCATCTTTGAGACCGTGCGCGAGCTAGCCGCACGCATTGCTCAGGTGTTGGCAGATCACCCTGAAGCCTCGATTGCCGTACTGGTGCGCACCAACCGCCAAGGGGAATTTCTCGCGGATCTGTTGCGATCGCCCGCGAGCTTCGGCATTGATACCGACCTTGCTGCTCAGGGGGTTCCGATTCTCGATGTATCGGGCATCGAACGGCGATCGCAGGTGCCCAAGGAACTGCTGGACATCCTCTATTTTCTCCACTGTCCCTATTCTCCGGAAGCGGTCAAAGCCGCCCTGACGGTTCTTCAGGAGCGCAAACGCATTGCTGTCCAAAATCTAGATCCCTTGGCTGCCCAGCCAGAAGTCTTTCTCTACCCTGGGCCTTTAGACCCTCCTGCCGAGGAACCAGTGCTCAAGGCACGCCACTACTGCCAACGTCTCCTCAAAGCCCGCCTAGAGTTGTCTCTATTTCCCTTGATCACCTATTGTGCTCAGGAATTGGGCTATGACGCTGCTGAATTGGCCACCAGCGATCGCCTAATTTGCCACTTGGCACAGCAGGAACCGACGCAATTGTGGGAGCGTATCCATCCCCGTTGGCAGGAGTTGGTGGCAGCGGATCGCTTTAATGCTGTTGAGATGGAAGACCTCCATAGCCGCTTAGGGCGATCGGGGCAAGTGACGATTATGACCATGCATCGCGCCAAGGGCCTCGACTGGGATGCTGTTTTTGTTCCCTTCCTAGAGGCAAGAACCCTCCCCGGTGAGAGTTGGGTGGCGGCCAATGCCAAGTTCCTCAGTCCTGAGGTGGATTTTACGGATGTGGTGCGATCGCAACTGCGTGCCTATGGCCATCAGCAATCCCTTCCCCCTTGGCAAACCGCCTATCAAAAAGCCAAAGAGGCCAAAGTTGCCGAGGAATATCGCCTGCTTTACGTGGCCATGACCCGTGCCAAGCGTTTACTGTGGCTCGCCGCCGCCCACCAAGCCCCCTTTAACTGGCAGAACTTTGACTGGCGAGGGTTTTATCAACTGCAAGACAGTTCCCCTTGTCCTTTTTTACCTGCCCTAGAGCAAAAGCTAAAGGAACATGCCAAGACTACTACTCCCGGCGATCGCTAAGGCTATCACGCCCCGGCAAGCGTTCCATGGCTGCCAAGACGGCTCGTTCCGCCGCCAGAATATCCCGCTCCGCGCCCCCCAAAAAGAGTCGGCCAAAACTGCCCACGGCTGAAATCTGCAAGATATTAATGAGGGCTGCCTTTTCCGCTTCATTCGCTGCTAGGGCGGCATAGGCAGCAGGTTCCACTTCAAACACATAGAGGGTTTGCCCCGCCAAAATCATATTGCCCCGCCGCGAGCGGTTAATCAGTTGGGTGTGGTGGGCATCAATATTGCGAATCACCTGACTGGAAATCACCCGTGGCCGCAAGCAATCCTGTACCCGAGCACCAATGGCATCTAAAATGGCTTGCCCTGCGGCGCGCACTTCCCCCTGATTGCCCGAATGCACCTCCAATAGTCCGTAGAGTCGCTCGATAAACAAGACCCCCGGCCGTACCACCGCAGACTTCAGGGCAATATCCAAAAGGCGATTGACATCAATTCCCGGTGAAATCTCCACCCAGAGGGAGCAATCCCCCGGCAGCGGCAAAAAGCCCTGGGCCACGGTTCCCAAGTAGGCCGCGTGCTGCGGTTGAATCGAGTCGAGATAGACATAACTGCGCAGATCAACGCCCAAGGTGGTGGATTCCTAACGCGCCAGTACCCATGATCGCCGAAAATGCCCTAGGACAATAGCCATTGAAGGCGCGGATCCGTAAAGTCCTCAATGCAGACCTCTGCCCCTGCCCCTTGCAGTGCCGTTTCCGCTTGCGTTGTTAAGACTCCCCAGCAGCGCATTCCTGCCCGCACCGCCGCTATCACCCCCGCCACGGCATCCTCAAAGACAAGACAATGCTGCGGCAACACCTGCAACCGCTCCGCTACGAGTAGATAGCATTCCGGATCCGGCTTGCCCCGCTGCACATCCTGCTCCATCACCAGCGTATCGAAAAAGTCACCCACCCCCTCGCAGGAGAGCACCAATTCCACATTGGCCGCACAGGCTGAGGTGCCTAAGCCCAAGCGATAGCCTTTTTCCTTGGCACTTTTGAGAAAGGGCAATAGCCCCGGCAGCAGTTCCAAATTGGGTGCTAGCAGTTCCCGAAACACAGCCTCTTTACCCGCGCCCCAACGTTCGACTTCCGCTTCAGTGACTGATCGCCCTAGGAGTTCCGGCAAGAGTTCAGCATTGCGTTTGCCCCCCATTTGCCGCAACTGTTCCAGATTGATCTGCTGCCGCAGTTCAGGGGTGCGATCGACATAGACTCGCCAAGCTTCAAGGTGGTAGGGCATGGTATGGCAGATCACCCCATCCATATCAAAAATCAGAGCACGCTGAGAGGGGTCAACAGCAAGAAACTGAGAAAAATCAGCCATTGGAGAAAAATATGGGCATCAGCAAGTGTAGTCTATCGTCTTTTGAGACGAAAGAGGCTGGCCAATCACCAATCGAATTTTGCCGCAGGCTAGCCCACAAAATCTCAATTCAAATACGGGCAACCACACCTGCAAAAAAATGAATCAACATCTACAGTAAGAGTACAGTCCTTTTCTAAAATATGGGGTACGTCAAGGGAGTTTGATCCTGTTCAACAGTAGAGTTAACTGTTCTAAGTCGGTTCCATCCTTGGGGAAAGGGCTGTAAATTGGCATACAAAAACACGCCAAAGTGGACGTGTTAAGATGAGTGTTACCAGCACGCAGGAGCCATTAGGGGAAGGGTCATGTTTGAACGGTTTACAGAAAAAGCCATTAAAGTCATCATGCTGGCACAGGAAGAGGCTCGCCGCCTCGGCCACAACTTTGTCGGTACCGAACAAATTCTCCTCGGACTGATTGGTGAAGGCACCGGTGTGGCTGCCAAGGTTCTACGTTCCATGGGCGTGAATCTCAAGGATGCCCGCATCGAAGTGGAAAAAATTATTGGCCGTGGGTCTGGTTTTGTTGCGGTGGAGATTCCCTTTACCCCCCGTGCCAAGCGAGTGTTGGAACTCTCCCTCGAAGAAGCCCGCCAACTGGGACACAACTACATTGGCACTGAGCACCTGCTCTTGGGGCTGATTCGCGAAGGGGAAGGGGTCGCGGCACGGGTTCTGGAAAATCTTGGCGTTGATTTATCGAAAGTGCGTACCCAAGTGATCCGCATGCTGGGTGAAACCGCAGAAGTCACTGCCGGTGCTAGCCAAGGACGAACCAAAACACCGACCCTAGACGAATTTGGTGCTAACCTCACCCAGATGGCCATTGATGGCAAGTTAGATCCCGTGGTGGGTCGGCAAAAAGAAATTGAGCGGGTGATTCAAATCCTTGGTCGCCGCACCAAAAATAACCCCGTGCTGATTGGTGAACCGGGGGTGGGTAAAACCGCCATTGCGGAAGGCCTTGCTCAGCGCATTGCCAATAAAGATGTCCCCGATATTCTGGAAGACAAGCGGGTGGTCACCCTCGATATTGGCTTGTTGGTCGCGGGCACGAAGTACCGGGGTGAGTTTGAAGAGCGGCTCAAAAAGATCATGGATGAGATCCGCCAAGCCGGTAATGTGATCTTGGTGATCGACGAGGTGCACACACTGATTGGCGCTGGGGCGGCAGAGGGTGCCATTGATGCGGCCAATATCCTCAAACCCGCCTTGGCCCGTGGTGAGTTGCAGTGCATTGGTGCCACCACGTTGGATGAGTACCGCAAGCACATTGAGCGGGATGCTGCCTTGGAGCGCCGCTTCCAACCGGTGATGGTGGGTGAACCCTCCGTTGAGGAAACCATTGAGATCCTCTACGGCCTGCGGGAACGCTATGAGAAGCACCACAAGCTGAAAATTTCCGACGAGGCCCTTGAGGCGGCAGCGAAGCTGTCCGATCGCTACATTAGCGATCGCTATCTGCCTGACAAGGCCATTGACCTGATTGACGAAGCCGGTTCACGGGTGCGCCTGATTAACTCGCAACTGCCGCCTGCGGCCAAGGAACTGGATCGCGAATTGCGGCAAGTGCTCAAAGAAAAAGACGATGCCGTGCGTGCCCAAAACTTTGACAAAGCGGGTGAGTTGCGCGATCGCGAGATGGAACTGAAAGCGCAAATCCGTGCCATTGCCCAGCAGAAAAAAGCTGAAATGGCCAACGGTGAAGAAGACACCCCCGTGGTTACGGAAGAGGACATTGCCCACATTGTTGCCTCTTGGACGGGTGTGCCGGTTAGTAAGCTCACCGAAAGCGAGTCGGAAAAACTGCTGCACATGGAAGAGACCCTGCACCAGCGGGTCATTGGCCAAGATGAAGCC harbors:
- a CDS encoding MotA/TolQ/ExbB proton channel family protein codes for the protein MNIAEIFNRGGLAMWPLLILSILTLGTIFERLWFWSIVLRGETKLAEQILDAARHDWQEAIELAANACDQPIGRFLYTPLQLIDTNPEIFRLALEAAADEELSAMRRGEKVLEATITMAPLLGLLGTVLGLISALSSIRLGDIGTPATMGVGLGISEALISTAAGLVVAIIALAFQRLFQAFLLQQAQIFRRTGNELELTYRQAWLEQRIKGEPEKTLF
- a CDS encoding DUF3110 domain-containing protein — protein: MRVYVLLYNPGTENEGIHSLQLGDRNLILMFESEDDASRYAMLLEAQDFRPPSVVPIDAKEIEEFCESSGYTCHLVPEGFVPTNEAERLFLAPPERNVEETDWELENRVPPAAESEFSESELNQLRQQFEKLL
- a CDS encoding glycosyltransferase family 2 protein, whose protein sequence is MVRVCACLIVKNEAAHLARCLGSVQPWVDEIVVVDTGSTDETIAIARQFTEHIFSFPWQDDFAAARNYSLEQATGDWILVIDADEVLVTLQQPPVPLGQQLESSSLTAYQLLRREIGTGQQFSDFAIVRLFRNLPTLRYQGRFHEQLVSTAAEPLTIGVLETLRIDHYGYQPAQIQAKMRDRNIPILERIRASEGLPLHLLFALADMYHAVNNPTAADDCYQELFERLLPHLLTGQLPENMPGALPEILNQLGRRLLAMGDHETLQLLCQRSLEWFPTYPPLNDLAGRWLMALGFPLGATAYFEYCLELGRTNGYSKQMIFPLGYVREIAAEQLGRAYEALGDRERAAAAFAQATAFRQEKGTHP
- the pirA gene encoding arginine synthesis PII-interacting regulator PirA, which gives rise to MQLIYRGVKYETSDQHIPLVESGVKGLYRGAQWVGHKAAEPVPQPNHVLCWRGVTYQTNGTPVTTTTSTTTATPSVLPQRKRDSLAEAHRHAILKTLERRLQVARSQGNEDLINLLEEEWQQFA
- a CDS encoding ATP-dependent helicase, producing MNLLSLPANASYLLRTLRPGQREISEWQGGLLAVSAVPGAGKSHGMAVGAAIAIAREKLHQQRQLVVVTYSRSAAANIKVRIRQYLREMGLPRNGFSVQTLHSLALKIATSHPTAGLRWSGENLMSEHEQRRLCVTCVKEWARSHPDLLEQLIQGGDTSPLSNVEHDGRRSALLTDILVKLAQTVISSARSMALTPDDLRQLSQQLRPTEPYPFLEIGADLLELYQHHLAQREQIDYDEMILAAVQLLEKDPQCRQEWQQRVYAVFEDEAQDSTPLQSRLLRLLAEEAEDNTTGQVNFVRVGDPNQAINSTFTAADPLFFNEFCDECAQQRAFYEMTQAGRSTPLVIRAANFLVRWVNHEHSRQGQELPFREQAIQTVSLTDPQPGANPPPWGKGVEIARPATIFETVRELAARIAQVLADHPEASIAVLVRTNRQGEFLADLLRSPASFGIDTDLAAQGVPILDVSGIERRSQVPKELLDILYFLHCPYSPEAVKAALTVLQERKRIAVQNLDPLAAQPEVFLYPGPLDPPAEEPVLKARHYCQRLLKARLELSLFPLITYCAQELGYDAAELATSDRLICHLAQQEPTQLWERIHPRWQELVAADRFNAVEMEDLHSRLGRSGQVTIMTMHRAKGLDWDAVFVPFLEARTLPGESWVAANAKFLSPEVDFTDVVRSQLRAYGHQQSLPPWQTAYQKAKEAKVAEEYRLLYVAMTRAKRLLWLAAAHQAPFNWQNFDWRGFYQLQDSSPCPFLPALEQKLKEHAKTTTPGDR
- a CDS encoding HAD family hydrolase, whose amino-acid sequence is MADFSQFLAVDPSQRALIFDMDGVICHTMPYHLEAWRVYVDRTPELRQQINLEQLRQMGGKRNAELLPELLGRSVTEAEVERWGAGKEAVFRELLAPNLELLPGLLPFLKSAKEKGYRLGLGTSACAANVELVLSCEGVGDFFDTLVMEQDVQRGKPDPECYLLVAERLQVLPQHCLVFEDAVAGVIAAVRAGMRCWGVLTTQAETALQGAGAEVCIEDFTDPRLQWLLS
- a CDS encoding ATP-dependent Clp protease ATP-binding subunit, which translates into the protein MFERFTEKAIKVIMLAQEEARRLGHNFVGTEQILLGLIGEGTGVAAKVLRSMGVNLKDARIEVEKIIGRGSGFVAVEIPFTPRAKRVLELSLEEARQLGHNYIGTEHLLLGLIREGEGVAARVLENLGVDLSKVRTQVIRMLGETAEVTAGASQGRTKTPTLDEFGANLTQMAIDGKLDPVVGRQKEIERVIQILGRRTKNNPVLIGEPGVGKTAIAEGLAQRIANKDVPDILEDKRVVTLDIGLLVAGTKYRGEFEERLKKIMDEIRQAGNVILVIDEVHTLIGAGAAEGAIDAANILKPALARGELQCIGATTLDEYRKHIERDAALERRFQPVMVGEPSVEETIEILYGLRERYEKHHKLKISDEALEAAAKLSDRYISDRYLPDKAIDLIDEAGSRVRLINSQLPPAAKELDRELRQVLKEKDDAVRAQNFDKAGELRDREMELKAQIRAIAQQKKAEMANGEEDTPVVTEEDIAHIVASWTGVPVSKLTESESEKLLHMEETLHQRVIGQDEAVKAISRAIRRARVGLKNPNRPIASFIFSGPTGVGKTELTKALAAYFFGSEEAMIRLDMSEYMERHTVSKLIGSPPGYVGYNEGGQLTEAVRRRPYTVVLFDEIEKAHPDVFNLLLQILEDGRLTDSKGRTVDFKNTLLIMTSNIGSKVIEKGAGGLGFEFGTEDAAESQYNRIRSLVNEELKQYFRPEFLNRLDEIIVFRQLTKDEVKQIADILLKEVFSRLTEKGITLEVTERFKERLIDEGYNPSYGARPLRRAIMRLLEDTLAEEMLSGRIREGDTALIDVDESGQVKIQAQPRRELLPQAVE